One Acetomicrobium sp. S15 = DSM 107314 DNA segment encodes these proteins:
- the pfkB gene encoding 1-phosphofructokinase translates to MTAIVTVTPNPAIDHTIFVPNFSPGKVNRAEGERFDAGGKGLNVASFLKDFALEDISASGFLGNENKELFERYLEKREIRNEFVSVDGKTRTNIKIIDESKGEITDINFSGFNCTARDCSDLKERLTRLAKTHRWFVLSGSLPPGAPDELFYEITILLKSLRLHVAVDTSGEALKKAAKARPDIVKPNLAEFSALAGISNPTEEAIISGLKELLKSGVQTVALSMGEKGAIFASKGKFIRTIPPEVKVLSTVGAGDAMVAGLVAGENIGYSFEERARLATAFSAAALTKLGPGRTSRERVYPLMKDIKIEEVRT, encoded by the coding sequence ATGACCGCCATCGTGACGGTTACGCCCAATCCCGCAATAGACCACACGATCTTCGTGCCTAATTTTTCGCCCGGAAAAGTGAACCGCGCCGAGGGAGAGAGGTTCGATGCCGGAGGCAAGGGTCTAAACGTAGCTTCTTTTCTGAAGGATTTTGCCCTCGAAGACATCTCGGCATCCGGATTCTTGGGGAATGAGAACAAAGAACTATTCGAGAGGTATCTCGAAAAAAGAGAAATTCGCAACGAATTCGTCTCTGTCGACGGCAAGACGAGGACGAACATCAAGATCATCGATGAGAGTAAAGGCGAGATTACCGATATCAACTTCTCCGGATTCAACTGCACCGCAAGGGACTGCAGCGACCTAAAAGAGAGACTCACGCGTTTAGCCAAAACGCACCGATGGTTCGTCCTCTCCGGAAGCCTTCCTCCCGGCGCTCCCGATGAGCTGTTTTACGAAATAACCATACTTTTAAAGTCGCTCAGGCTGCACGTCGCCGTAGACACCAGCGGCGAAGCGCTTAAAAAAGCCGCCAAAGCGAGGCCAGACATCGTGAAGCCCAATCTGGCTGAATTCAGTGCTCTTGCGGGCATATCGAATCCCACCGAGGAGGCGATCATATCTGGCCTCAAAGAGCTTTTGAAATCGGGGGTCCAAACGGTGGCGCTCTCTATGGGTGAAAAGGGGGCAATCTTTGCAAGCAAGGGAAAGTTCATCCGTACTATCCCCCCCGAAGTGAAAGTCTTAAGCACGGTCGGTGCGGGAGATGCTATGGTGGCGGGATTGGTGGCAGGAGAAAACATCGGGTACTCCTTCGAAGAGCGGGCAAGATTGGCCACGGCCTTTTCTGCGGCAGCGTTGACCAAGTTGGGCCCGGGAAGGACTAGTCGAGAAAGGGTGTATCCATTAATGAAAGATATCAAAATTGAGGAGGTAAGGACATGA
- a CDS encoding PTS fructose transporter subunit IIC — protein MSKIVAVTACPTGIAHTYMAAESLKVGAQKLGHDIKVETMGSSGVENQLTEEDIAQADIVIIAADTNVDTSRFAGKPVYTTSTGIAIKDGAVVINEALKSATVTAEKYVSETKEISARRSAQRTGAYKHLMTGVSHIIPIVVAGGICIALSFAFGIHAAEEEGSLAAALMQIGGGAAFALMVPVLAGYIAYSIADRPGLAPGLIGGMLANQIGAGFLGGLAAGFIAGYIVLWLKKSIKLPKSLEGLMPVLVLPLFSTLIVGLLMVYVIGTPVKSAMDWLTEGLRSMSGANAAILGLLLGAMMALDMGGPVNKAAYTFAVGLLASNTFEPMAAVMAAGMTPPLGIALATFMAKNKFTPEEHEAGKAAAVLGISFITEGAIPFAAADPLRVIPSIMAGSAVTGALSMYFRCTLRAPHGGIFVLPIPNAVGNLGFYVMAILAGTIITALLVTILKPSLAQAKTHVS, from the coding sequence ATGAGCAAAATTGTGGCTGTAACGGCATGCCCTACGGGTATAGCCCACACATACATGGCGGCGGAATCGCTAAAAGTGGGCGCTCAGAAGCTGGGGCACGATATAAAAGTGGAGACCATGGGTTCTTCGGGCGTGGAAAACCAGCTGACGGAAGAGGACATAGCGCAAGCCGACATAGTCATCATAGCAGCCGACACGAATGTCGATACTTCAAGGTTCGCGGGCAAGCCCGTATATACGACATCTACAGGTATAGCCATAAAAGACGGCGCCGTTGTAATCAATGAAGCTCTCAAAAGTGCAACGGTTACGGCGGAAAAGTACGTATCCGAAACGAAAGAGATAAGCGCGAGGAGATCAGCCCAGCGCACAGGGGCTTACAAGCACCTCATGACCGGCGTCTCTCACATAATACCCATAGTCGTCGCGGGCGGTATATGCATAGCTTTGTCCTTTGCCTTCGGGATCCATGCCGCCGAAGAAGAGGGGTCTCTGGCTGCGGCCTTGATGCAGATAGGCGGGGGAGCGGCTTTCGCCCTGATGGTGCCCGTGCTAGCCGGATACATAGCCTATTCCATAGCCGATCGCCCGGGGCTCGCGCCGGGGCTTATAGGCGGCATGCTGGCCAATCAGATAGGAGCCGGTTTTCTCGGCGGCCTCGCGGCTGGGTTCATAGCAGGATACATAGTGCTCTGGTTAAAGAAATCTATAAAACTGCCGAAAAGCCTTGAAGGACTCATGCCGGTCTTGGTCCTGCCGCTCTTTTCGACGCTGATAGTCGGGCTTTTGATGGTATATGTGATCGGCACGCCCGTGAAAAGCGCCATGGACTGGCTGACGGAGGGCCTAAGAAGCATGAGCGGCGCCAATGCGGCTATTTTGGGCCTGCTCCTCGGAGCGATGATGGCGCTGGATATGGGAGGTCCTGTCAACAAGGCGGCCTATACCTTCGCAGTGGGGCTCCTCGCAAGCAATACTTTTGAGCCGATGGCCGCCGTGATGGCCGCAGGCATGACGCCTCCGCTTGGCATCGCCCTCGCCACATTCATGGCTAAGAACAAATTCACGCCGGAAGAGCATGAAGCCGGGAAAGCCGCAGCGGTGCTCGGCATATCATTCATAACGGAAGGGGCAATACCTTTCGCCGCGGCGGACCCCCTGCGGGTTATACCGTCCATCATGGCCGGGTCGGCGGTCACAGGAGCTCTATCCATGTACTTCCGTTGCACGCTCAGGGCCCCGCACGGCGGAATCTTCGTGCTGCCGATCCCAAACGCCGTGGGAAACCTCGGTTTTTACGTCATGGCCATTCTCGCCGGAACGATAATAACGGCGCTGCTCGTAACTATTTTGAAGCCGAGCCTGGCCCAGGCGAAAACACACGTGTCATAG
- a CDS encoding M42 family metallopeptidase, whose amino-acid sequence MKERLKKRLRELTALAGVSGAEQVVVAYLKDAFSPYADSVEVDSWGNLIATKKGKHEGPKLMISAHSDEIGMVVKSIHGDGFISFDRVGEVSDILLPGRKVMVGGHIPGIIGIKAGHLQKEEEKGRAKPIRECYIDVGAYSKSEVESMGIKVGDRIVFQSDFMEMYNKDLISTKSVDNRIGCAILAELFADITKDDFNGTLYGVVSVQEEIGLRGAWMVSNSVQPDWAIVLDTMPCGDTPDVNPESELPVRLGKGPVCPLIDGVTSAFISNVVHPKVRDIIDEHAQKTGVNVQYVTLSGEFYTTDATNISMAAMGIPVGVLTVPRRYSHSPVELLDINDAVKLFTLVESIAKSNGAYDISFL is encoded by the coding sequence ATGAAAGAAAGGCTGAAAAAACGCCTTCGTGAATTGACAGCGTTGGCAGGGGTTTCCGGCGCAGAGCAGGTGGTTGTGGCCTATCTGAAAGACGCATTTTCGCCTTATGCCGATTCGGTTGAGGTGGATAGCTGGGGGAACCTTATTGCGACAAAGAAAGGCAAGCATGAAGGTCCAAAGCTCATGATATCGGCGCATTCCGACGAAATTGGCATGGTCGTTAAAAGCATCCATGGGGATGGGTTTATTAGTTTTGACAGAGTTGGCGAAGTGAGCGACATTTTGCTTCCAGGTAGAAAAGTGATGGTAGGAGGTCACATTCCAGGGATCATTGGGATCAAGGCTGGACACTTACAAAAGGAAGAGGAAAAGGGGAGAGCCAAACCGATCCGGGAATGCTACATAGACGTGGGAGCTTATTCCAAGAGTGAAGTTGAGTCTATGGGCATCAAGGTCGGGGACCGTATCGTTTTCCAGAGTGATTTTATGGAAATGTACAACAAAGATCTCATTTCGACGAAGTCTGTCGATAATAGAATTGGCTGCGCTATATTGGCAGAGTTATTTGCAGACATAACTAAAGATGACTTCAACGGAACCCTGTACGGTGTCGTCAGCGTTCAGGAAGAGATTGGGCTTCGGGGAGCGTGGATGGTCAGCAATAGCGTTCAACCTGATTGGGCGATTGTTCTGGATACAATGCCTTGCGGAGACACTCCAGATGTCAACCCTGAGTCGGAGCTTCCCGTGCGATTGGGCAAGGGTCCGGTGTGCCCTCTTATCGATGGTGTGACGTCGGCTTTTATATCGAACGTGGTGCATCCTAAGGTGAGGGACATCATCGATGAGCATGCCCAAAAAACAGGCGTAAACGTACAGTACGTCACACTGAGCGGAGAATTTTATACGACCGATGCGACAAACATATCGATGGCCGCAATGGGTATTCCCGTCGGAGTCCTTACCGTCCCTCGCAGATACTCTCATTCTCCGGTGGAGCTTTTGGATATAAATGATGCCGTGAAGCTTTTTACTCTCGTCGAGAGCATTGCGAAGTCTAACGGTGCCTATGATATTTCTTTTCTCTAA
- a CDS encoding DeoR/GlpR family DNA-binding transcription regulator, producing the protein MMFAEERRAAIAEILKGGNSVYVAELCKEFGVSEATIRRDLAVLERMRLLKRTHGGAVPPTFGLESSFEEKRVQNLDLKAMIGRTAASLVNDDETILLDAGTTTLQIALNLRGRRITVATNCIDVANAFIDDPAVEVWLLGGILRKKPRSLVGFLANEALNTLHFDKVFLAANAVHVKFGATTPNMLEAETKRRMLMAGREKILVADHSKFGLGGICRICDLEELDLIITDIYADKDVTSEIERKTEVLYAGEGGVIA; encoded by the coding sequence ATGATGTTCGCAGAGGAAAGAAGAGCGGCAATTGCGGAAATCCTGAAAGGAGGCAACTCCGTATATGTCGCCGAACTATGCAAAGAGTTCGGCGTCTCAGAGGCCACGATCAGGCGCGACCTCGCAGTGTTGGAGAGGATGCGGCTTTTGAAGAGAACTCACGGCGGTGCCGTGCCTCCAACGTTTGGATTGGAGTCCTCTTTCGAGGAAAAGCGGGTTCAAAACCTCGATCTAAAAGCCATGATCGGACGTACCGCAGCATCGCTCGTCAACGATGACGAGACGATATTGCTCGATGCCGGCACGACGACCTTGCAGATCGCCTTAAACCTCCGCGGCCGCCGTATAACCGTCGCGACGAACTGCATCGACGTGGCCAACGCGTTCATCGACGATCCCGCCGTGGAGGTGTGGCTTTTGGGCGGGATCCTGCGGAAAAAGCCCAGATCATTGGTGGGGTTTCTGGCCAACGAAGCCCTTAACACCCTCCACTTCGACAAGGTTTTCCTCGCAGCCAACGCAGTGCATGTTAAATTTGGCGCCACGACGCCGAACATGCTCGAAGCAGAGACCAAGCGTCGGATGTTGATGGCCGGCAGGGAAAAGATTCTCGTAGCTGACCACTCGAAATTCGGCCTCGGAGGCATCTGCCGGATATGCGACTTAGAAGAGCTCGATCTCATCATCACCGATATATACGCCGATAAAGACGTCACCTCTGAGATCGAAAGAAAGACCGAGGTTTTATACGCTGGGGAAGGAGGAGTAATTGCATGA
- a CDS encoding RtcB family protein produces the protein MGIELRPFGEMRWILPKGSREGMNVPGLVYGDDYILKHLEEENVLAQVANVACLPGIQRYSYAMPDIHWGYGFPIGGVAAFSMDEGVVSPGGVGYDISCGVRLMLADIDAEEIASKLELLAAALFKAVPSGVGSSGALHLKEKDLKDVLAQGARWTVKRGYGVEADLGHIEEGGGFASARSDAVSNKALERGFRQLGTLGSGNHFLEIQCVDEIYDPRVAAVFGMRANQVAIMIHCGSRGLGHQVCTDYIEVMNRAMRKYGVSVPDRQLCCAPLTSQEAQAYVGAMQAAANFAMANRQVIAHFVRNAFERFFPGCELRLLYDVSHNMAHIEEHAVDGKVQKLCVHRKGATRALPAGHPKVPHVYREVGQPVIIPGSMGTASYLLVGTQLAAEECFSSTCHGAGRVMSRHAARKATDGASVVKSLARQGVVVMAEDMKTVEEEAPEAYKDVSRVVDVVERANISRKVARLRPLAVVKG, from the coding sequence ATGGGTATCGAGTTGCGCCCATTCGGAGAGATGAGGTGGATATTGCCCAAAGGAAGCCGCGAAGGGATGAACGTCCCCGGCCTCGTATACGGTGATGACTACATTTTGAAGCACTTAGAGGAGGAAAATGTGTTAGCTCAAGTGGCCAATGTCGCTTGCCTACCTGGCATTCAGCGATATAGTTACGCCATGCCGGACATACATTGGGGATACGGCTTTCCCATAGGGGGAGTCGCCGCCTTCTCCATGGACGAAGGGGTCGTCTCTCCAGGAGGAGTGGGTTACGACATATCCTGCGGCGTCCGCCTTATGCTTGCGGATATCGATGCAGAGGAGATCGCCTCGAAGCTTGAGCTCTTGGCGGCCGCCTTGTTCAAAGCTGTTCCTTCCGGCGTGGGTTCTTCCGGCGCACTACACCTTAAGGAAAAAGACCTGAAGGACGTGCTGGCCCAAGGCGCTCGATGGACTGTAAAGCGCGGTTACGGCGTGGAGGCTGACTTGGGGCACATAGAGGAGGGCGGAGGGTTCGCTTCTGCGAGGTCCGATGCCGTTTCAAACAAGGCGCTGGAGAGGGGGTTTCGCCAGCTCGGCACGCTGGGTTCGGGCAACCACTTCCTCGAGATCCAATGCGTGGACGAAATCTACGACCCTCGAGTGGCAGCCGTTTTCGGCATGAGGGCGAATCAGGTGGCCATCATGATCCACTGCGGAAGCCGTGGCTTAGGGCATCAGGTGTGCACCGATTATATAGAGGTGATGAACAGGGCGATGAGGAAGTATGGCGTCTCGGTGCCCGACAGGCAATTGTGCTGTGCTCCGCTCACCTCTCAAGAGGCGCAGGCGTACGTCGGCGCCATGCAGGCTGCGGCCAATTTCGCCATGGCTAACAGGCAGGTCATAGCTCATTTCGTGAGGAACGCCTTTGAGAGGTTTTTCCCGGGATGTGAGCTCAGGCTACTTTACGACGTGAGCCACAACATGGCCCACATCGAGGAGCACGCCGTAGATGGAAAGGTCCAAAAGCTTTGTGTCCACAGAAAAGGTGCCACGCGCGCTTTGCCGGCAGGTCATCCCAAGGTTCCTCACGTGTATCGCGAGGTGGGCCAGCCCGTCATCATACCGGGCAGCATGGGCACGGCGAGCTATCTCCTGGTGGGCACCCAGCTCGCGGCCGAGGAGTGCTTTTCTTCGACCTGCCACGGGGCAGGGCGCGTAATGAGCAGGCACGCTGCGAGGAAGGCCACAGACGGCGCCTCGGTGGTAAAAAGCCTTGCCAGGCAGGGTGTGGTCGTAATGGCTGAGGACATGAAGACCGTAGAGGAAGAGGCTCCCGAGGCGTACAAAGACGTCTCAAGGGTGGTCGATGTGGTAGAGCGCGCCAACATCAGCCGAAAGGTTGCCCGCCTCCGGCCTCTGGCTGTAGTTAAAGGTTGA
- a CDS encoding archease, with product MSFREIPHTADVGIEVEAENLDELFKEAALALYSVMFSDKPSGDGEDCALSLEGTDGLDLAIVWLNELIYIYDAKGKTFLPSVVSVDEGTWRLESQGKLIPPPKRKRDVKAATFGGAHFTCLPRPYFRVFLDV from the coding sequence GTGAGCTTTAGAGAAATTCCCCATACGGCCGACGTAGGGATCGAGGTTGAAGCCGAAAACCTGGACGAGCTCTTCAAAGAAGCGGCGCTTGCTTTATATAGCGTCATGTTTAGCGATAAGCCCTCGGGCGACGGCGAGGATTGCGCATTGTCGCTTGAGGGAACCGATGGGCTTGATCTGGCCATAGTGTGGCTGAACGAGCTTATTTACATCTATGATGCCAAAGGGAAGACCTTTCTTCCTTCCGTCGTGAGCGTCGACGAAGGGACATGGAGGCTGGAGTCTCAAGGAAAGCTGATTCCTCCCCCGAAGCGCAAGAGGGATGTAAAAGCTGCGACCTTCGGCGGAGCGCACTTCACCTGCCTTCCGCGTCCTTACTTTAGAGTATTTCTCGATGTGTGA
- a CDS encoding trimethylamine--corrinoid methyltransferase, protein MGKPESQESYEACPVEGSDDLTCWVHEEVIDYIESHPLPRGGFYLFYNDMAGRVRFEISPMSEAHTSRNTLK, encoded by the coding sequence TTGGGAAAACCCGAATCGCAGGAAAGTTACGAAGCTTGTCCTGTAGAGGGGAGTGACGATCTGACCTGCTGGGTTCACGAGGAGGTCATAGATTACATCGAAAGCCATCCGCTGCCCAGGGGAGGCTTTTATCTCTTCTATAACGATATGGCTGGGCGCGTGCGATTTGAGATATCCCCTATGAGTGAGGCTCACACATCGAGAAATACTCTAAAGTAA
- a CDS encoding DUF5058 family protein, whose amino-acid sequence MSEQIIRVANERGVWLMAIPMVVIVVVQALLYCRLAFRAADKIGFPREKCWRGFRAGAITAIGPCLAIFIVMMGMMAVIGAPITWLRLSVIGAAPTELTAATVGAQAYGVEFGSPKYDMMALATSWWTMAINGVGWLLLVAIIGKYLEGMREKMGGGDPAWLAVISGAAMLGCFAYLNSGSILAGGPRLVAAVTGGVSMVVFLNIAKRAVWLREYCLGIAMIIGIVAAAMM is encoded by the coding sequence ATGTCAGAGCAAATCATTCGCGTGGCGAATGAACGGGGCGTGTGGCTGATGGCCATACCGATGGTCGTCATCGTCGTCGTGCAGGCTTTGCTCTATTGCAGGCTTGCCTTCAGGGCTGCTGACAAAATTGGATTTCCAAGAGAGAAGTGCTGGAGAGGCTTCAGAGCAGGTGCGATAACGGCCATTGGTCCATGTCTTGCCATATTCATTGTCATGATGGGCATGATGGCCGTCATCGGGGCTCCCATTACGTGGCTCAGGCTCTCTGTCATTGGAGCAGCGCCGACGGAGCTTACGGCCGCTACTGTGGGAGCTCAGGCCTATGGGGTTGAATTCGGCTCCCCAAAATATGACATGATGGCTCTTGCCACATCGTGGTGGACTATGGCGATAAATGGCGTGGGATGGCTGCTGTTAGTCGCCATAATCGGCAAGTACTTGGAAGGCATGAGGGAAAAAATGGGCGGCGGTGACCCGGCTTGGCTTGCCGTAATCTCAGGGGCGGCCATGCTTGGGTGTTTTGCATATCTAAATTCAGGCAGCATATTGGCTGGAGGCCCTCGCCTTGTGGCTGCCGTGACAGGTGGAGTCTCCATGGTCGTCTTTCTAAACATAGCCAAACGGGCCGTCTGGCTCAGGGAGTATTGTTTGGGGATCGCTATGATAATCGGCATTGTAGCAGCAGCTATGATGTGA
- a CDS encoding M20 metallopeptidase family protein gives MPSIEEIKEEARKLQEELVAWRRHLHQYPEVGLDVPKTAAFVAELLREFGLEVRTGVGGHGVVALLRGKKPGKTIAIRADMDALPINEETGLPFSSKIEGRMHACGHDAHMAMALGAAKLLSRHREELAGNVKFLFQPAEEGPGGAKPMIDDGALENPKVDAIVGLHTGCIWKSDKPGEVYVSHGPMMACLDRIDVTIKGKGGHGAMPHQAVDAIVIASCAISTLQSIISRELSPVEPAVVTIGKIEGGTAYNIISSDVRFCGTVRALKQELREFLDKRIHGILNGIVQGMRGELEYAYTYGYPPLVNDAEFTERFARVAKRVVGEENVKEIPEPTMGGEDMAYFLNEVKGTYFFLSSCNPNKGQIYPHHNSRFDIDEDILQLGVSLFCAAAIDYLES, from the coding sequence ATGCCGTCCATAGAGGAGATAAAAGAAGAGGCTCGTAAACTACAAGAAGAGCTCGTTGCCTGGCGAAGACACCTCCACCAGTATCCTGAGGTGGGGCTTGATGTTCCCAAGACTGCAGCCTTTGTTGCAGAACTATTGCGTGAATTTGGTCTGGAGGTCAGAACAGGCGTAGGTGGCCACGGCGTCGTGGCTCTTCTTAGAGGTAAAAAACCGGGCAAAACCATAGCCATAAGGGCCGACATGGACGCCTTGCCAATAAACGAGGAAACCGGTCTTCCATTTTCCTCAAAGATTGAAGGACGTATGCACGCCTGTGGACACGATGCCCACATGGCTATGGCACTTGGTGCAGCCAAGCTGCTTTCTCGGCACAGAGAAGAGCTTGCTGGAAACGTCAAGTTTTTGTTCCAGCCTGCGGAAGAAGGTCCAGGCGGAGCCAAGCCTATGATCGATGACGGAGCGCTCGAAAATCCCAAAGTTGACGCCATAGTGGGCCTTCATACAGGTTGTATCTGGAAATCTGATAAGCCGGGGGAGGTTTATGTCAGTCATGGCCCTATGATGGCTTGCCTGGACCGGATTGACGTAACGATAAAAGGCAAGGGGGGACATGGCGCCATGCCTCATCAGGCTGTCGACGCCATTGTCATTGCCTCTTGTGCGATCTCTACGCTTCAGTCTATCATCAGTCGAGAGTTAAGCCCTGTAGAACCTGCGGTTGTCACCATAGGCAAAATCGAGGGTGGAACGGCCTATAACATAATCTCAAGCGATGTGCGTTTCTGCGGCACAGTGCGCGCCCTGAAACAGGAACTCCGTGAATTCCTTGACAAAAGAATTCACGGGATCCTCAACGGGATTGTGCAAGGCATGAGGGGTGAACTTGAATATGCCTATACTTATGGCTATCCGCCTCTTGTAAATGACGCTGAATTCACCGAGCGCTTTGCCAGAGTGGCAAAAAGGGTTGTGGGAGAAGAAAACGTGAAGGAGATACCCGAGCCTACTATGGGTGGCGAGGATATGGCCTATTTCTTAAACGAGGTCAAAGGCACTTACTTCTTTCTCTCCAGCTGTAATCCCAACAAAGGTCAAATATATCCTCACCACAACTCGCGCTTCGATATTGATGAAGATATCCTTCAGCTTGGGGTAAGTCTGTTTTGTGCTGCGGCGATAGATTATTTGGAAAGTTAA
- a CDS encoding PTS sugar transporter subunit IIA — MRVSELLSEDRILLDLDASTKEEVWSAMASVLNEAGVVTDLEAYLKDVEAREKMGTTGVGHGVAIPHAKSSAVKSPGLAMARTKKGIDVSSLDGSLADIFFLIAAPLDADKVYLQALSKLARLLMHDSFRDGLRSAGEPKEILRVIASLEEEMDK, encoded by the coding sequence ATGAGGGTGAGCGAACTGCTTTCTGAGGATCGAATACTGCTTGATTTAGACGCATCAACAAAGGAAGAGGTTTGGTCGGCCATGGCGAGCGTGCTTAACGAAGCTGGAGTCGTCACAGATTTAGAAGCTTACCTTAAGGATGTAGAGGCCCGAGAAAAGATGGGAACGACTGGCGTAGGGCACGGGGTCGCAATACCGCACGCGAAGTCTTCGGCTGTCAAGTCGCCGGGGCTCGCCATGGCGCGCACTAAGAAGGGCATAGACGTGAGCTCCCTCGACGGATCTCTGGCAGACATCTTCTTCCTAATCGCCGCCCCCCTCGACGCCGACAAGGTCTACCTTCAAGCGCTTTCCAAATTGGCGCGACTCTTGATGCACGACTCTTTCAGGGATGGGCTCAGATCGGCCGGAGAGCCGAAGGAAATTTTGAGGGTAATAGCTTCCTTAGAAGAAGAGATGGATAAGTAG
- a CDS encoding asparaginase, translating into MIKRRVHLLATGGTIATVYRPDLQGLAAGLSGQELMVEPPPGVDVTVEDFSRVNSTYVTPRDMLGLSRRIRAILTAKEADGIVVTHGTSTMEETAFFLDVTVPNPIPVVLTGAQRAAAEPFPDGPANLSAALEAASSPLSRGRGTLLVFAGEIHAARSVRKEHTSNLKAFSSGDAGLLGQVDPGGVVYFRDIEETRKFSVEAIEENVDLVSFAAGMDARYIETSIARKAAGLVVEGVGMGNVNEAFYRGIKAAREHGMVVVVVSRSPNGRVLPRYGYAGGGASLAREGVIFGGRLSAAKARLLLMISLGAGLKEPELAELFAQY; encoded by the coding sequence ATGATCAAGCGTCGTGTGCATCTTTTGGCCACAGGCGGGACGATCGCCACGGTCTACCGGCCTGATCTTCAAGGTTTAGCAGCGGGTTTGAGCGGGCAAGAGCTCATGGTGGAACCACCTCCCGGGGTTGATGTGACCGTAGAGGACTTTTCACGCGTAAACAGCACTTACGTTACCCCGCGGGATATGCTCGGTCTATCTCGTCGAATCCGGGCGATCCTCACCGCTAAAGAAGCAGATGGCATCGTCGTAACCCACGGCACCTCTACCATGGAAGAGACGGCATTTTTCTTAGACGTCACCGTGCCCAATCCCATACCAGTGGTGCTCACCGGCGCCCAGCGAGCTGCTGCAGAGCCATTCCCCGACGGTCCAGCCAACCTCTCGGCGGCGCTTGAAGCGGCTTCGTCTCCATTGAGCCGCGGGAGAGGAACGCTTTTGGTCTTCGCCGGTGAAATACATGCCGCACGGAGCGTCCGCAAGGAACACACGTCAAATCTCAAGGCCTTCAGCTCCGGCGATGCAGGGCTGCTCGGCCAGGTGGACCCAGGTGGCGTAGTTTACTTCAGAGATATCGAAGAGACGAGAAAATTTTCCGTCGAAGCGATAGAGGAAAACGTGGACCTGGTATCGTTCGCCGCAGGCATGGACGCGCGATACATCGAGACCTCGATCGCGCGCAAAGCGGCGGGTTTGGTGGTCGAGGGCGTAGGCATGGGCAACGTCAACGAAGCATTCTATCGAGGAATTAAAGCTGCACGAGAGCACGGCATGGTCGTGGTTGTGGTCTCGCGCTCTCCCAACGGCCGAGTGTTGCCGCGCTACGGCTACGCCGGCGGCGGCGCTTCCCTGGCCCGCGAAGGCGTCATATTTGGCGGACGCTTAAGCGCCGCTAAAGCGCGGCTCCTTCTCATGATAAGCTTGGGCGCAGGGCTCAAAGAGCCCGAATTGGCAGAGCTCTTCGCACAATACTGA
- a CDS encoding aminopeptidase gives MKEALMFKGARTILDICVALKPGEQVVILTDMYKEKLGSVLAAAAVERGAEVSMIVMTPRERSGQEPPKPVAEAMKNADVVLLPVSYSVTHTYAVKNAAANGARIVALTEFTEEMLISGGLEADFRELKPLCQKIAAAFSAGNEVRVTSPKGTDLTMDIHGRRGNALYCIVEPGEFSPVPNVEANVSPLEGTTNGRVVVDASVPYLGIGVIDEPIYIDVENGFIAKIEGGRQAEVLRRDLESHNDKNSFNIAELGVGLNPKCKLMGVMLEDEGVLGTAHIGIGTSITLGGNVKAPCHYDLLFWDPKIEVDGKLIVDGKNILV, from the coding sequence ATGAAAGAAGCCTTGATGTTCAAGGGCGCAAGAACCATTTTAGACATTTGTGTGGCTCTTAAACCCGGAGAGCAAGTCGTCATCCTCACAGATATGTATAAGGAAAAGCTGGGCAGCGTTTTAGCTGCAGCAGCCGTCGAGCGAGGCGCAGAGGTCAGCATGATCGTCATGACACCTCGCGAGAGATCTGGGCAGGAACCTCCTAAACCTGTGGCTGAAGCGATGAAGAACGCCGATGTAGTCCTTTTGCCTGTGAGCTATTCGGTCACTCATACCTATGCCGTTAAAAACGCCGCAGCTAACGGCGCCAGGATAGTCGCCCTCACAGAATTCACGGAGGAGATGTTGATCAGTGGGGGCCTTGAGGCTGATTTTCGCGAATTGAAGCCCCTCTGCCAAAAGATCGCCGCGGCATTCAGCGCTGGCAACGAGGTCCGTGTCACTTCTCCCAAAGGGACTGATTTGACCATGGATATCCATGGAAGGCGCGGTAACGCCCTCTATTGCATCGTTGAACCTGGTGAGTTTTCTCCTGTCCCGAATGTAGAAGCGAACGTCTCTCCTTTGGAGGGCACAACAAACGGCAGGGTCGTCGTCGATGCGAGCGTACCGTATCTTGGAATAGGCGTCATCGATGAGCCGATCTACATCGACGTCGAAAACGGCTTTATCGCGAAGATCGAGGGCGGCAGACAGGCTGAGGTCTTACGGAGGGATCTCGAAAGCCATAACGACAAAAACAGCTTCAACATAGCTGAGCTCGGCGTGGGGTTAAATCCCAAATGCAAGCTCATGGGCGTCATGCTCGAAGATGAAGGCGTCCTCGGAACTGCCCACATCGGCATAGGCACGAGCATCACGCTGGGCGGCAACGTAAAGGCCCCTTGTCATTACGATCTATTGTTCTGGGATCCCAAGATCGAAGTGGACGGAAAGCTCATCGTCGATGGCAAAAACATCCTCGTCTGA